AAGGCAAACACAGAATACCTAATAAATATCTCTACTGCGTTGGAGGATTTGTGCCGCAACAATCTAAAAAATGAATTCAATTCAAGCTTTGTTTATAAAGAAAGCAATGAGTTTCCAGAATATAAAGTTTTTCTTTTAAAAGGTGAAGAAAAAATAGTTGTCGAGGATGAAAGTCAGCAATCTTTTTTAACAAAAGACAGCAAATTGCGAATTGAGTTTACAAAAAAAATGGATTTTTCGACCTTTTCCAATTTCTTGACCTTTGTTCCTTCGCTTTCTTATAAAACTCAAATCGATTATCCAAACGAAAATTCTATCACTCTAAGTTTTAATGATATTTGTTGGAATGACAGATACGCCCTTTGGCTTAGAAAAGGAATAAAAGACGATTCAGAGCTTAAAACGCAAAATGATTTTAGATTCAGCCTAATTTTTGACAACCAAGATTTTATGAATGTTCGTTTTGTAAAAGGCTTCTTGGAAGTAAAAAGATGGAATTCTAATGAACATGATGATAGCGATGTTTTTGTGTTTGATGAACAAAATAATTTTGGTTATGCAGTTTTTAATGTCGAAACCTTTAAAAAAGGCGAAGAGCAAGATTCGGCTTTGTACCTCATCTTTGATACTTCAAATTTGAGCGATGGAATCGACGAGTTTTCTGTTATGGAAAATTTTAGCACGTCTGTAACAAATCGAGCGGTAGAAATCACTTTGAAAAATATACGCAAGATAACAAAAGAAAATTACGTTACTGAATTCATAGACAACTTGCTTACTCAATTTTGCGGCGAAGCATATTTCAACCTTAGCGTTATAAAAGTGTGCCTAAAAGTAAAAAATTCTGATTCAAACGGAATTATAACTTTTCACCTTGATAAGTCAATTTCTGACACTTTGGGAAACACGATGAAAGAAGAAAAAATCTTTAAGTTTAATAAATAATTTTTTTAAGGACTCTTATGAAAAAGAAAAAATCTATTTTTAATTCGGCAATTTTAATTTTGATTGTTGCAATCGTTTTTGGACTCGTTTCAAGTTGTGCAAGTTTTCCAAAATCTAGTGTGAATTTTATTTTGCCACAGACAAAAACTGAATATCGCATAACGCTTGATGAAGTTGAGGTCAATGTTGAAAAGGTTTTTGAAGGTGATTTGAGCAATCAGTTTTGGCAAATATGCCAGTCAATGCTTAAAAATTCAAAAAATGCGGAAAATGCACTTCGTCTAAGCATAAAAATAAATCAACGCTCTTTTAGCAAAGCACTCAACGAAAAAACATCTCTATTTATGTTTTATACCTTGCAAGATGAAAGCGGAAATTTTGTTTTCCAAAAAGGCTATTACAAAAATATTGCAAATTCTGTGCTTTCAAGTTCTGTTCAGCATTCGCTTTGTAGAGTTCTCTGTGCGGATGTAAACGATTATTTGGATTGTTGTAAAAAAGTTAAATGAAATCAAAAGAAATTTTGTTCTTAGTTTTATTTTCTCTTCTATATATAGATTGCTTTGCGAAAGATAGAATAGCCATTTCTTCAAGCAGCGAAGCGGAATGCATTGCAGTCGCAAATTCTAAATCCAATAGATTAAGAGAACTTTCGTTGCAGTATTCAAAAAAAAGTAGCGAGCTTTCTTTTGGAGGCTTTTTGCCTTCTGTTGATTTTAACTTTAACGAAAGCGATTCCATAAAAACTCAAGCTTATGATACGCACTCAAAAACTATTGCGATTTCTTTAAGGCAGCTTATTTTTGACGGCGGAAAAACAAAACTCACTTACGATTTTAATAAAGCAACTTCATTCTATGAATTAAAGGAATTTGAGCAGGAGTTAAATTCCTACAAACTCGAAATTTCAAATCAATATTTTGAATGCCTTTTGCTGCTGAAAAAAATTGAAATTGAAGAAAATCTTGAAAGGAATGCAGAACTTGAATTACAAATCATAAAAACAGAATATGAACTAGACGAAGTGTTAGAAAACGATTACCTAAAATATTTTATAAACGTAAAAAAGATAAAAGATCAAACAAAACAGACAAAACGCGATTATAAAAAGGCTTTAACAAAGTTGAAAATCTCTTTGGGATACAGCAAAGATGTTGATTTTTTCCTCGAAAGCGAGGCTATAAACGAAAATGATTTTCCCCGATATCTAGAAGAAAAATTAGAAAAACTGTGGAATGTTTGCCAGCGAAACAATCTTTCAATAAAAAAGAACAGAATGTCGCTTTATTACAGTCAAAAACAAGATGAATTTTCAAAAAGATATTTTCTTCCGCAAGTTTATTTTGAAGGCGGAATTCATTTTTCTGGAACAGATTATCCGCTAACCCAACCGTCGTATAGTGCAAAGATTAAAGTTGATTTTTTGAACAATACACTTATTCCTGTTTCTTTTTCGAATGGATATGAGATTAAAGACAAAAAAGTTTGTGGGGTAAATAATTCCGTAGATTTTTCTGTAAAAGGGCAACCACAGTATTTTGCAGACAAAAAAAAGAACGAGTTAAACCTTCGATATTCTCGTGTGCAGTTTGGTGAAAATCTGAATGTTTTATATGAAAAGCTTTATGAAAAAACTGCGGATTATGATGATTTAATTGATAACCTCGAACGGCTCAAAGAAACAGAACAGCTTGAAGAACGGAATCTTTTGGTGAGCAGAGAAAGTGTAAACCGCGGCGAAATCAAGCGACTCGATTATCTTGAGGAACTTGAAGAGCATGCAAAAACTCTGACAGAAATTTTACAGTCAAAAATTAAGTTAAAAAATTTAATTAGAGAAATTGAAATTTTTATAAATGTTCAATCAGGAGGATTACGCGAATGCATTTTATAAAAAAAACTTTTTATCTTATTTTTGTTTTAATCGTTCTAATTGCATTTTACTCTTGCCTCGATACGAATTTGTCTAATCCTAAAGATGAAGAAAAAACAGGCGACTCTTATTCTTTTACGCTTGTGCAAAAAAAACTACTCCAAAACAAACTCGAAAGTTTTGGAACAGTTTCTTACAAAGATAAAAACGATGTAACGGTTTTGGTAGAAGGAAAGATAAATGATTTTATTGTAAAAGAGGGCGACTTTGTAAAAAAGAATCAAATTATTGCGCGGCTTTACAATGTGCAGTTGGAAGTTCAGAAAAAACAATATGAATCAAATCTAGATTCTGCAAAATCATCTCTAAAATATGTGGAATCTGGAATGCGAGAAACGATTTTAAATATAGAAAGCAGGCTTATCGCCTTGGAAAAATCAAAACTCAACATAGAGCAAAAACAAATTGAAAAACAGCTTCAAGAAAAAACTTTAGAAAACAAAAAAGCTCTAAATAAAATTGGCGGCGTTACAGATTCTTCTATAAAATTGCTGGAAACACAGATAAGGGGGCTTCAAACTGAAATTGAAGTATTGGAAAAAGAATATGAAATTTCAGAACTTGGATTACGCGATGAGGATTTGATTTCTGCTGGAATTGTGCCTTCGTCTAATCCCCAAGAAAAAAAACAACAGCTCCTAAAACTCAATACTTTGTCAAAATTGAGCGAAATTGAAAGCGCACAAAGTCAGGTAAAATCTGCTGAGCAACAACTCGAATCAATCAATTACCTTATGGACGAATTGGTTGTAAAAAGTCCATGCAGT
This portion of the Treponema pectinovorum genome encodes:
- a CDS encoding Ig-like domain-containing protein gives rise to the protein MRKYSSALSFFCLSLFSALVLSSCSDMFFSELKIENFKYDSQSVIVKFNQEINEQSLLKAFKVTRDNKSTGFILKKEDDSYKFFIDGELKANCDYVVTIDTNLESADGISLKKTFIEEFSTRNEKIAPFVAKISPFNEEKVNKSISEIAIEFSETVDTQSFEKAFSISPACQYCLEFEDGNKIAKLVLAEELKANTEYLINISTALEDLCRNNLKNEFNSSFVYKESNEFPEYKVFLLKGEEKIVVEDESQQSFLTKDSKLRIEFTKKMDFSTFSNFLTFVPSLSYKTQIDYPNENSITLSFNDICWNDRYALWLRKGIKDDSELKTQNDFRFSLIFDNQDFMNVRFVKGFLEVKRWNSNEHDDSDVFVFDEQNNFGYAVFNVETFKKGEEQDSALYLIFDTSNLSDGIDEFSVMENFSTSVTNRAVEITLKNIRKITKENYVTEFIDNLLTQFCGEAYFNLSVIKVCLKVKNSDSNGIITFHLDKSISDTLGNTMKEEKIFKFNK
- a CDS encoding TolC family protein, coding for MKSKEILFLVLFSLLYIDCFAKDRIAISSSSEAECIAVANSKSNRLRELSLQYSKKSSELSFGGFLPSVDFNFNESDSIKTQAYDTHSKTIAISLRQLIFDGGKTKLTYDFNKATSFYELKEFEQELNSYKLEISNQYFECLLLLKKIEIEENLERNAELELQIIKTEYELDEVLENDYLKYFINVKKIKDQTKQTKRDYKKALTKLKISLGYSKDVDFFLESEAINENDFPRYLEEKLEKLWNVCQRNNLSIKKNRMSLYYSQKQDEFSKRYFLPQVYFEGGIHFSGTDYPLTQPSYSAKIKVDFLNNTLIPVSFSNGYEIKDKKVCGVNNSVDFSVKGQPQYFADKKKNELNLRYSRVQFGENLNVLYEKLYEKTADYDDLIDNLERLKETEQLEERNLLVSRESVNRGEIKRLDYLEELEEHAKTLTEILQSKIKLKNLIREIEIFINVQSGGLRECIL
- a CDS encoding efflux RND transporter periplasmic adaptor subunit, whose amino-acid sequence is MHFIKKTFYLIFVLIVLIAFYSCLDTNLSNPKDEEKTGDSYSFTLVQKKLLQNKLESFGTVSYKDKNDVTVLVEGKINDFIVKEGDFVKKNQIIARLYNVQLEVQKKQYESNLDSAKSSLKYVESGMRETILNIESRLIALEKSKLNIEQKQIEKQLQEKTLENKKALNKIGGVTDSSIKLLETQIRGLQTEIEVLEKEYEISELGLRDEDLISAGIVPSSNPQEKKQQLLKLNTLSKLSEIESAQSQVKSAEQQLESINYLMDELVVKSPCSGIVGQNYYSNGEYIRANEKLTTIIDTQSVFAQIYIQEKDMVNFEKGQNINLEIPSLNQKESSVICEISPIADVSSGNFMVKAKIKNEQNKLKPGMFVKCSIDKEKSEETLCFSESAILSESSDKAKIFTVQNGYAIAKTVEIFRRKDGFIFVKDGLVEGENLIDKPSPFIREGQKIKND